The Acanthochromis polyacanthus isolate Apoly-LR-REF ecotype Palm Island chromosome 10, KAUST_Apoly_ChrSc, whole genome shotgun sequence genome includes the window ACTCACATGCAGTATAATCAGCTTTAATGTAGCCTCAGTTGATTAAAAGCTGGAACAGTTGCTTTAGCtgctttcttgtttgtttgtttgtttgtttgtttgtttgtttgtttgtttgtttgttgtgtcaGTCTTGCATTGTTCAGCAGTTTGCACCACTTGTTTCTGGAAGAGTCTGGAGAAGAGCTTCAGCTGAATCTAAAGCTAAACCTAAGTACACGTTAACTGATAAAAGCACATGCTAACTACATGTAAATGGGGGTGGTTGGTCTGTTAAAATGCACCAGCCATAGAAATATGGTTTCAGAAAAAAGTTGTCAGTGGAAGCCTTACTCCAGTTCTGAGACAGGCTTCCTGTTTGTTGTGCGGTGTTGCCCCTTGGTTCACTCCTGGTAGAGGTTTATGTCCGTTCTACTGCAGTGTTCTGCTTCTGTTGGATGTTTTATCAACACATATCactttccagcagcagaaacctCTTGGCATTGGTGTGCTAATCTGATAAAGATGACAGAACtttgtgaccaaaaaaaaaagagcaaagagCACCGCTTCTGTGAGAGTCTTACATGtacttttttactttaaatcatttgaaatgAATCAAATGAACTTTATCAACTATTAAGAAAGCACGACTTCAGCAGCGGTTCCAGCTTACTGTTtatactgtttttcttttgttttccagtTGGATCCAGGTCTGCATTTACAAGCTCCAAGCCTGACACCGTCAATCCAAACTGGCTGCGAGTGGGTCTGGCCTTTGGTACTTCTGCTTTCCTCTGGGGCCTGGTAAATAACCACACAGATATGTAATCATGTAGAACCTTTACACATTCGTTATCTCACATATATGGAGGCCTGTTTTTGTTCATGCTCTAAGCATGTCATACACGTctaacagaaagacagaagactTCTGGTGGTGTTTGAGTACTCAGCATGTGGTCCAGCATGTTGCAGATTTACCCTAACTCCTAATGTCTGCTGATATTTCAGCCAGCAGAGGCAAGCAATGGGCTGCAAGGATGTTCTACTTTACAAATGCACCTGTACTatcttttatgtttgttttttgttttttttttaataaagaaagCATTGTGGATTGAAGGACTCCAGCACTTTTCTTGCATAATgatgaaatgtgttttaaataatCTATGAAAACGTGCACTTTGAGCACCAAGGCTAGATGTGTGAATGACCTCAGGATGAGCTCCTTGAGTTTTAAACCACACTGAAAGGTTTCACTTATAGATTACAGATCTTTACATCACACTGTTTGAATTATTTTAGCATGGAGAACATAAAGCAGCTGCTCCATGTCCATGACTTGTGCTCTTGTTGTGTTCAACCTGCAGCTCTTTAAGCAGCACAGCACAGATGTGCACGAGTACAAAGTGAGGAATGGTCTGGAATAGCCACACAACTGGCAGGTGAGTATCTCTCTGCTTTCTAATGTTAAATATTGAATCACGTTGCTGTTTATCATTATTTAGTGGTCTGACCTGTTGTGCTAATTATACGGCTTTTCTGTTACTCAGTCTGAAGACTAACTTTCCATATGTGTGAACAAGTAAAACATGATGttgtcctttcctttcctgtcTGCAGGATGAACCTGTTTGTCTGCTGTTTCTATTTCCACTGCTCCAGATTCCTCACTCTGAATTctgtgtaaaataaatgtttatcatGTGAAATATACACGAGTCCTGTTGCATTCTGTACACATTAATTCCTTGTTGATCAGACCAGTTTATTTCTGCGTCTTTACTAATGTGTCTGAACTACACACTGCCTGACACAAAACAGAATTTACACAAAAGGTGAAACTGGCAAAGTTGGGTTTAACATCGGAAGTCTTTTTTGTTAAACTTGAGAAATAAAAAACCTTGATTTAGTTCAGTGTCAGTGATTGTACTGCTAGGCTGTGGTTCCTGCTGAGCGAGGCTGCTCAGCGTTTAGAAACACCAGTTTATCTGGAGTTGTAAGCAATGATTAGGACCTTTTATCAAActacaaaaaactgaaaaaagcgGCTAATTTAGCTTTAGCTAAGACTGTGTCAGCAGATAagctgacaaaatgttgttcatGTATATTTAATAAATCACACTTTTCTATGGCATCACACTGTATGTGAGGAGACATTTCAGGTCTAAACCCACTTATGAGCAAATATATGTTCTTGGGCTTTGGCCTTTCCAACACATACCGTATGTAAACTGTGATCCCGTTTATGTGACGCAGTAAAGGCAGGACAAGTTCATTTATTGAACACAAGACaattcaaggtgctttacaatggcaaagaaGTACATTACAAAGATGACTTAAAAGGGacacattaaaatcatagaaatacaACAGAATGTAAGcaataaaatcaacatgacattttattaaaactcagataagagataaaataaaatccattaCAGAGCAACAGTAAATGGTCTTTAACCTTGACTTTTCTGTAGGTTTGTTCCAGATATGTGGAGCTTAAAACCTGAAAGTGCTTCTCCATTTCTGGTTGTGACTCTGGGGCCAGAGAGCAGATCTGGATGGTTCAGATGGTGAAAGGAGCTCACTGATACACTGGGCTCCTGAACCATTCTGAGCTTTATAAACcaacagaagtattttaaaGTCCATCCTCTGAGAGACCAGAAGCCAGGGCAAAGACCTCAGACCTGGAGGGATGTGATCGACTTCTTTAGCTCTGGTCAGGACTCTAGCAGCAGCTCTCTGGATCAGCTGTACGTGTTTTATGGACTTTATAATTAAGCAAAGGGATCACTTCAGTGGTCATCAAATAACATCACTGTTAGATCTCCTCTGGTACAAAGGAAAATGTACAGTTTTCACAGCTTACCCTCATATTGGGCGTTAATAATTAGTGTGCTTTTGTTTGACCTCTGGACTTTGCACAGCTCATCCTCCCACCCCACTCGTGCACAAACATGTCCACGTGTCTGACACACATTTAAAACCATTCTTGTATTTCTCACATAGAAACGTTTTTGTCAACATGATATTTTTtcattacaaaaagacaaacaaagactCCTCAGTGTCCCCAAGCTGTCATGATTCAGCTCAGTGGAAACACATGGAAAGGAAGAAACAGCTGTTTTAAATTCAGATGAatagcagcagcatgttgtctcTGACCTTCATGGAAGGTGATTTGTGCCACCACCCAAGACAGACCTTTAGCTTGCATAGATTGAAATGGTTCTGAGTAACATTATTGACAAGTATGAAGAAGACAGACTGAAAAGTTAGACGGGGTAGATGTAGACTGGGGCAACAAGTATTTCCTACTCATTTTAAGAGGTTTGACAGAAGGTAATCTGGACACTAACTGCACATGTTGCTTGGCAGAGGCTGTACAATTTACACAAATCCTCAGGTTGTGACTGTATTTAAACAAACATGTGCAAACTGTTTATGTGTAGAGTTGGGGTTTAAGTCTCATGGTAATTTAATTCACCGGCAGGCCGACAGCAGCctgctgcacagaaaacacacctTTACCAACACCCTGGATGTGCTTTGCTGCTAAAGAGTCCTTCTTAGTTAACGGACAAACATGAGATGAATAACTGTAATCTATTTATTTGGACTAAAACCATGTGTCTTTGACAGGGCCTAGAACTACATGGGATCATTTTCACTCTACCAATTTGTCCCAAATTCTGAATCTATTCATCAAGCACATCTTATTTATAACCTGGTATATAAAACATGTTCAGGCTGATTGTACAGGAGTGATAGGCTCTGTGTTGGCATCGATGGGGTGGAGGGATGCAGTCTGTACAGATTGTGTTGCTGGTGGAAGGGAACCAGGAATGCATGATTTGGAGACCGGAGCTGGATTGGCAgacaaactgcacctttcagagtgtcctttcattgtgggcagtctaaggcacacctgtgcactaatcatggtgtctaatcagcatcttgatatggaacacctgtgaggtgggatggattatctcagcaaaggagaagtgctcactatcacacatttagacagatttgagagaaatggtgacatTGTGTCTGTggaaagttttagatctttgagttcatctcataaaaaatgggagcaaaaacaaaagtgttgcgtttatatttttgagtgtatTTACTGAGAGGGATGGAGATAAGGAAATAGATGTTTGTTGAACTTACACATCAGATTTACCGGTATTACACGTATCAATGCAGATTGTGTGTGTTGCCTGGAATGAGGTACTGTCTTCAATGCTAAAGTCAGGAAACGAAggtttgtgtgtgcagtaaaCACCACAAATTACATGAAAGACTGTCATATGATCGACTACAGTCTTATTCAGCAAGACAAGCATGGATATCTGTGTCTGGTTCTTGGTCAGTAAGTCGCATGTGTGTCAACTAGACTTTGGCTTGTATTTACTTCTGATAAACTGAGTGAAGGTCCTCTTGTCAGGTcatcattgtaaatgagaaattgttctcaactgatcttacctggtaaaataaagaataaaaaaggtTCAAACTTTCTGCCAGCATGCTTTAATGATGATGACAAAAATACCTGACATGCAGTAGCAGAGAGGAGGGATGTCTCCCAACCTGATGTTGTTGGCCAGAGGAGCAcgagtagaatagaatagttttattgttgaattgaatttatttatttgatagggacgatGCAGTTTAACATAGTTCCATTACTTAGCAtgaatctgatgtgctgcagTTTATAGCAAATGCTAGTTTCCAACTCTTGTCCCTAGATGggcctttaaatataaaagtcaaaatatataacatcataaaataacaaaagtttacaaaagaacaataaaatacatgttcacataaaaacaaataattacacaaaccagttcaaaataagttaaaaaaaacaaacaaaacaaaacatggcatCACACACGGGGCatgatgaaaacacagaaagctGCCACTGGACGGTACATTGATACCAAGCTATGAGTCatgaaatgacaacaataaacaaTGAAATCAAACGTACTTATAAAAGAAGACTATATTGATGTATACAGTGTGGGaaggaaatgaaataaaaaccaataaaacagaataaatatggTCAGGAGACTGCACAGAAGCAGCATTTGAaccattaaaggggaacttcggtttttttcagcctggggtctgttttcatatgtcttttcatacatgtgagtgatggagaaatgaattttcaacatagctccagtatttagccaggcaggcagcttagcagctcagctagcgaaaagtatggggcaacttgcccccccgcgtcaaagtccgccctaacgtgcttttgccccacactgaccggctcagatagtctcaatgagtgtcccacaacatactagagatgagaagtgaatgaaaacctccacattacctggcgatcgctctttgttgtggtctgtatccaaagctcaggacgctagaaagcaaatcttgctCACGAAATCGCGGGATAGCTCAGGCCAAAACactggttttggcgcgagctatcgcacgatttcgggcggactttgacgcggggggggggcaagttaccccatacttttcactagccaagctgctagctgagctgctaagctgcctgactggctaaatactggagctatgttgaaaattaatttcttcatcactcacatgtatgaaaagacaaatggaaacagaccccaggttgaaaaaaactgaagttcccttTAACAGCGACCCTTTGTGTTCAGGTTTCAGGTGTTTTGAGCTCAGGAGTCTGATGGACCATGGGAAAAAGCTGAGCCACAGACAAAGCAGACAAACGCTTCACCCAAAAACACCAAAGTATTTCCTTTACCTTGTTGGGTGAAAATAAACACTGGAAGGACTGAAAACGCTGCAGTGTGCATGCCAGGCAGGTAGCTGTAACTTTGCAGAAGAACATCCCACATGACCACACCCAGGAGAAGTAGGTCTGATGTAGACGTGGGCTGAACACCTGACTGCAGTAATGGTGCAACACATGCACATTTTACTGGAGGAATTCAACCATTGCAGTAGACTCAGCAGCACAAGCCCAACACGGTAGTCTGCCATCGTTACTGCTGTGGTCTGCTTTGGCTACTAGAATAAAAGTGCAAGGCACAAAGCGGAGCGTGACGTCAGCCTTCTCTCTGGAACTCTGGGTACTTGTTCCCATGGCGACGCGGCTTCTGTTACGTCTGAAGAAAATTCCACTGCAACACATCAAGAAACTTTCATTAAACATCCAAACAAGCTGTCATTGAACTAGAACCAGGACAGAATcaacagcttatttctcacttcaaatgctttcagaaatacttctAACTGAACGGTTTTCATAACAAATGAGAAAATTTGGTACCAAGCCGGGATGTCTGATGTTTCTACCGGTCTGAAGGTTGACTTTCTAGACTTTCCAAAGTCATTGCGCAGGCCAGATTGGACGCTCTTATTggggtgattttgcatcttttttggaagtttttcctttttctggtaattttgtgtctctttctggtaattttccattgttttctggtcattatgtgtctttttctggtcattttgaatcattttttagtcattttgcatcttattctggtaattttgtgtcttattctgtcaattttgtgtctttttgtggtaattttccatcattttttggtcattatgtgtctttttctggtcattttgaatcatttttcagtcattttgcatcttattcttgcaattttgtgtctttttctggtaattttgagtctttttctggtcattttgaatcatttttcagtcattttgcatcttattcttgcaattttgtatctttttctggtaattttgagcttttttctggtcattttgaatcattttcagtcattttgcatcttattctggtaattttgtgtctttctctggtaattttgtgtcttattctgtcaattttgtgtctttttgtggtaattttccatcattttttggtcattatgtgtctttttctggtcattttgaatcatttttcagtcattttgcatcttattcttgcaattttgtgtctttttctggtaattttgagtctttttctggcaattttgtgtctttttgaggtaattttgCGTCTTTTAGTGGTAAAGTTGTGTCTTTTACTGTTAATTCTGAAtcgttttgtggtaattttgagtcCTTTAGtggtgtttttgcatcttttgtggtaaTAATCTCCCTGGGTGGCACTACTCGCCCCTCATACAGCTGCATGTCGTCCTctacccatagactgtatataaagatggatgtagcatctggctccagaattgaagccaacctggaagtgtcaaaaacttgcaatatcacgccgtccgctagggttggctccaaaaagctttttctccatagaccccaattcacttttggaaaaaataaaatttgatagactgatgttctacagctcaggattttttccgttagttttcatggtcaaaatgagagatcaggtggccgatcttaaaataaatcaatactgaattttaaataaatcgttaaagttggcggagccagggggcgtggctgtacttgatggacagcaacagaagcctctgcggtaaaatgtgggcgggataagagagtcctcagccaatcctgcccctagttgctctccggtccagtctgtttgatgacgctttttacgtcactggctccaaaaaatccaaaacggcgaccaggaagtagcaaaatccgggcttcattttctcgctgttgaaaccaacgggtgacgtcacggttagtttacgcctacCTCTACCTCACTCCAGCACTACTCACCTCTCATACAGGGCATTTCCAGCGTCCTTCTGGGCATCAATCAGCCCTCATACAGAGGCACTGCACACATACTATTGCACAGTTGTGCAACAGAGGGCAGGTCCGTCCTCCGCCTTCTTCACGCTTCTCCTCCCAGACTCAGCAGCCATTCATCCAGCGTCGGCGGAGGCAGTGTGATCGTAGCCCGGAGAGCAGCGATGTTTTCCTGCAGAGCGGCCTGGCAGAGGTGTGGGCCTCTGGTACGGAGAGCAGCCTACAGGTTGCCCCAGGATGGTGAGTGTCACCCTGCAGCTAACAGACATGGAAACACAACCGAGCTGGGCTTTCAGGGGCTCCTCATGGTGGAATAGTACACTCTGTCCTCATGCGGGTTTCTCTGCAGAGCTGCATCCAAACTCTGGATGACAATGGCTGCCGTGAAGGTCAACTCGGCTTTTTAGCTGGAGATGACCTGAAGGGGTTCAGCTGGCTATTATGAGATATTTAGTTGGTACTTTTAGTTCACCTACACAGAGAGATGTGCAGAGAAGCGGCAGTAATCCATCCTCCCCTTCTGATCTGGGACCTGCTGTTTGGAGGCTTCTTTCCACACCGGTAGAAAACATGTTAGTAACATGTTAGTAATGTGTTGGTGCTTAAAGCAGAGCAgcttcttctctcctcctcttccacgGACACAGAAACACGCGTGTCTCCTGAGCTGTTTGACTCTTCCTTTTCTTAAAATACTACTAATGCGCAGCGTGTCCGTGTGGTGCGTGGATGTGACCTTCATTGGTCTGCGGATTGCGTGGAAACATGGTTGCCTCTGTCAGTCACGTGGTGTGCGCGTGTGACGGTAGTCTAATGTAAAGAGCTGAGGCACGCGCTCCACGAGCCGGTGGGTGGGCGAAGCTCCGGTCCTCCGCTCAGGTACCGGGACTCCACCGGGACTGGTAAACGGAGAATTTGTCCTCTGCGTCCCCCTTCATCCTCCACGGTGCGTGGGAGCTCAGGTCAGTCCACGGTCACGCTCACCGCCTCATGTCGCCATTTTCGGTGACTTGCAGTGAATGTGAGTGCCCGGTGCTGCTGaagctgtctgctgctgttccaGGACGGCTCAGAGGGTGTCCTCCCTCCTGCTGGACCTCACACATCACAGGACAGTCCACCACACTTTCTCCACTCCACTGGTATCAGGGGCTCATCCTGACTTCCTGACCTGAGCCCCCTCACCTGTCGGGAGTTTTTCCCACCTTACCCCACCCACCTTCAGAGGAGCGGATTAGCAGGTATAAATAACAGGCTGCAGGGAGTCGGGTCAGAGGCCAGGGGACAGGATTAGCTCCTGAGAATATGAGGACTTTAATGCCCTGGACAGTGGACATGAGGCCAAGGCTGATCATTTCAGTGTTTGCTTTACAGTG containing:
- the ndufc1 gene encoding NADH dehydrogenase [ubiquinone] 1 subunit C1, mitochondrial; this translates as MTFNRLLFKAVHVGRVGSRSAFTSSKPDTVNPNWLRVGLAFGTSAFLWGLLFKQHSTDVHEYKVRNGLE